ACAATTCCGCTTTTGCCGTTGCCTGGATGATTCGGAATTTTGTAGGCCACCACGATGATCTGGTTTTTCGTCGGGTGAAAGAGCACGCCGGGGGTGAAAAAGCCAAAGTCATGCCGGCCGTAAAACCACTCGCCCAGCAGGTATAGCCGGTGCTTGATGAGGGGCTGCTCAACTGCGGCGATAGGGTGAACGGTCGTCTTCTTGAAGAGGTTTTCCGTGCCAAAGCTGACGCCAGCCGTCAGACGGGTGTGCGTTTAGGGTAACACCAGGCTGCCGTGGGAGTAGGTAAATCCGCCCAGCCCACGCCCCCGCAGGTTGTACGTCACCATCTGCCCCACCTCCATTTCATTTCCCAGGCGGGATGCCGTTTCTGAAACATGGGCAGCGCCGTTTTGAACCCGACACCGATGTTTTCATTCAGCGCCTGTGGCGTCCCGCTGTTGTAGGTCGTCACCGCCAGTTCGGTGTTTTTGCCAATGCCGTAGCAATAGAAGTTGGTTGCATACCAGTAGCGCCCCGGATTCCACGGGCGCCACTGGGTTTCGTGCATGATGAAGTGTCGTCCCTTGGGGGTGATGTCGGCTGAAGGCAGGTTCGGCTGAAGGCAGGTTGACGATGGCCTGTTGGGCTGGAACGGTCAAAATGAAAAACAGTCCCAGCCACTGGGCAAGAAACAGCCAGCGGGAAGTGATACGCATGGAGGTGTACCAGGTTTTGGTCAGCGCCGGGAAGGCTTGGCTGCCCAAAAGGTGTGGTGGGGGGGCGCTGAAAGGCGTTGTGGGGAACGTGTGACCACAAGTTTACTCCAGACATTGTATGCTGGCACAAGTAAGTGAAACCAACGCACCAGGGAGCGGCCGACCATGGCGATTCAGAAACGAACGGTAGGCGTGATCGGCACCGGCAATGTTGGCGTTGCCGCTGCTTATGCCCTGTTTATGCAGCAGACGGCGAGCGACCTCATTCTGCTCGACAAGGACCAGTGCCGCGCGGAAGGCGAAGCCCTCGACCTGATGCACGGACAGACCTTTGCCGGCCCCACGCGGGTGCGGGTCGGCACCTATGCCGACCTGTCCGAAGCGCAGGTCATCGTCATGACTGCCGGCGTCGGCCAGCGCCCTGGCGAAACCCGGCTCGACCTGATGGAACGCAATGTTGCCGTCTTTCGCGCCATCCTGACCGAACTTGACCGCCACGCGCCGACAGCCCTGCTGGTCATCGCCACCAATCCGGTGGACGTGCTCACGTATGTTGCCCAGGAGCTTTCCACGCGCCCACCGCAGCGCATCCTCGGAACCGGAACGATGCTGGACACGGCACGTTTCCGAAGCCTGCTTGGTGAACACTACGGCGTGGACCCACGCTCGGTGCACGCTTACATCCTGGGCGAGCACGGCGACACGGAATTTCCGGTCTGGAGCGATGCCCGCATCGGCGGCCTGCGCCTCGTGGGCAACACCATTAACGGCCGGCCCTACGACCGTCCGGCGCTGGATGCCATCTTTGAGCGGACGCGCCGCAGCGCCTACGACATCATCGAGCGGAAAGGTTACACCAACCTCGCCATCGGATTGGTCATCGCGCGGCTGGTGCAGACGATTCTCGATGGACAGCACAGCGTGTTGCCCGTCAGTGTGCGGCTTCAGGGTGAGTACGGTATCTCCGGCGTCTGCCTGAGTCTGCCGGCTATCGTCAGCGAGAATGGACTCGAAACGAGTATTCTACCGGAACTGGATGACGCCGAACTGGCGGCGATGCACCATTCGGCCAACGTCCTGCGCGAACGCATCGGCGAAGCCCTGCCCGGTCACGCCGGACAGGAACCGAAAACCCAGGGAGCCGGGTGACACCCCGGCCTGATCAGCCAACGATGTCGAATCCCTACCTCAACCGGGTTGCGATTCGTGACCCAGCCCAGTTTTACGGACGGCGGCGGGAAGTGGCCCGCATTTTTTCCCGCCTTGGCGCCGACCGTCCGCAGTCCATCGCCGTCGTGGGTGATCGGCGCATCGGCAAGTCGTCGCTGTTGAACTATTTGTGCGTCCCCGAGGTGCGGCGCCAGCACCTTGCCCGCCCTGACGAATACGTGTTCGTCTTCATGGACCTTCAGCAGCGCCGGCGGGTGGTGCTCGACGATTTCCTGCAGACCTGGCTGGTGGAAATTCAGCGCAGCGCCGCCATGCCCGTGACGGAAAAACCGGGTTTCGACGGTATCCATGCCGTCCTCAACCAGTTGCGGGCCGAGCGGCGCAAACTCATCGCCATTTTCGATGAGTTTGACGTACTGACCTCGAACCGGTCGTTTTCGGCGGACTTCTTTGCCTTTCTGCGCTCCCTGGCCAACAACTACGAAGTTGCCTACGTGACTTCTTCCGGGCGTGAACTCCAGGAGTTGTGCCACGCCGACCAGATTGCCGACTCGCCCTTTTTCAACATCTTCACGAACATCTACCTGCGGGCCTTTCCCGACGCAGACGCCTATGAACTCATCACCCGTCCGTCCGAACAGGGCGGTCTCCCACTGGCCCCCTATGCCGAGGACATCCGGTGCCTGAGCGGAAACTTCCCGTTTTACCTGCAAATCGCCTGCTCGATTTATTTCGAGCAGCTCCAGGATGCGGGTCGCCTCGACATCCCGGCCATCGAGGAGGCCTTCGACGACGAAGTGCGGGGTCACTTTCGCTACCTCTGGGAGCACTTTTCCGCCGATGAACGTGCTGTCTGTCAGGCAATGGCCAACGGTCAGCCGGTGCTGCGCGAGCACACCTACGTGTTTGAGGATTTCAAGCGCGCCGGGTACATCCTCACCGGGTCCGACGGCAAGCCCCGCTGGTTCTCCCGGCGCTTTCTGCCCGTGGTGCTGCATCCCGGACGCGGCGGCAGCGGTGAGTATGTGGCCGTCCCGCCGACCCTTGAAATGCCGGCCGCGCGGCGCGCCACGTCACGGGACACAGCGCGTCGCCTCGGGGTGGAGGGGCCGCCGCCTGTGCCTTCCCACCTGGGACGTTTCGAGGTCATCGAGCGGCTCGGCGGCGGCGGCATGGGGGAGGTGTTTCTGGCCCGCGATGCGGAGCTTGGGCGCAAGGTCGCCATCAAGGTGCTCAAAGCCTGCTATGCCCATCAGGCGGAAACCCGTCAGCGTTTTCTGCGGGAAGCGCGGATGGTGTCGAGCCTCAACCATCCCCACATCGCCACCCTGTACGAAATCGGGGAAGCCGACGGGCTGCCCTATCTCGTGATGGAATACGTCCGGGGCAAAACCATTGCCCAGCACCTCCGTGAACAGGGGCCGTTTCCCTGCGCTGAAGTGTGTCGGATTGGCGCCCAGGCCGCCGAGGGCCTGGCTGCCGCCCATGCCATTGGTGTCATTCACCGCGACATCAAACCTTCCAACCTGCAACTCGATGCCCAGGGCAACGTGCGCATCATTGACTTCGGCCTGGCCAAGCTCGATGCCACGGCGGGCTGGACCCAGCTCTCCAGTTCGGATGATCACCTGCGCGCCGTGTCGGACATCACCGAAGCCGGGGTTCTGGTTGGAACCGTCACCTACATGTCGCCCGAACAGGCAACCAATGACACCCAGGTATCCCTGGCCGGAGATGTGTTTTCGTTGGGCATCGTGCTGTACGAAATGACGACCGGCCGGCTGCCGTTCGATGGGAAGTCCTACTACGACGTGATGGATGCCATTTTGCATGCCACCCCCGCGCCCATTCGGGACTGGCGGCCCGACGCGCCAGTGGCACTGGTGCGCGCGATTGACGCCGCCCTCGCCAAAAAACCGGAAGCGCGTCCCACGGCGGCCGCTCTGGCCGGGATGCTGCGGCAGGCGGCTCAGTCCCCAGCCGTTTCTTCCGTCACCTGAGTCAGCTGCAGCGTCCGCCCCTGGGTGATGTCGGCTTCGGTGGCCACGGCGGCAAAGACACCTTCCGGGGTCACGATGCGGTAGGGAGCCACGGCGGCCAGCGTGGTGAGCGGCGACTTCTGCTGGGCATACGGAACCCGCCGGGCAAAGCGCCCTTCAGCATCGGCCACGACTTCATCCAGGTAATCGAACTCGCGTTGGAAATACGTCCGAATGCGCGTGCTGATCTGCACCCGCGCGCCGGGGGTGGTCTGTCCGGTGATGAGCGCGCCCGGCACGCGCTCGAAGACCTTGGCGGCCGCATGCGGCTGCTTGAACAGAGGATAGTCCGTTTCAAAGTCGCTTTCACACACCAGACGGAGTTGGGTCAGTGCTGCGTCACCCCGGGGAATACCTTCATCGGCCACCAGCCGGGCATAGAGCGAAGCTTTCATCCGTTCGTTCCAGTCTTCCCATGGGGTTGATGTTCCGGTGGCCGGGTCCCAGGCGGCATTGTGCGCCGTCGCTTTGGGTGAGAGCGGCGTGATGAGGACGTAGCGCACCCGCCGCGCTTCCATAAGCTGAAAAGACGCTTCCGGCGGCAATACCAGCATGGCCGCGCCGTCGCGGATGCCCATGCGCAGTGGTTGCGTGTGACCGAGCGGGGACGCCACGGTTGGTCGGCCGGCAACCCCGATGACCCAGTGGCCGGGCGTCCAGTCACACAGAACGGCGTAATCATGGGGGGCATCACCCCGTGGACTCGTCGCCGGCGTATGCGTTGCCAGCCAGCGCAGGGTGGGTTCGGCATCCACGAACGCTCCGGTCGGTGAGACGAGATAGGTTGGCGCGCCAATGGTGAAGTTGACCGTCGGGGCCAGCATTCCGGCAAACAGCACGGCCGGGAGGATGGCCCAGCGGCGCGTCTGATGTTGTGACCAGCGGGCCAGCCAGTCCGGCAGCCGAACCAGCGCCAAGGCGATGACCACGGCAAAGGGGACGGCAAACAGGCCGCTGAACTTGAGCTGAAGCAGCGCCAATCCTGTCGTGAGCAGGGAAACACCCCAGATCATCCAGTGCGGAACGGCGTCCGGCCGGGACTTCGGCCACGCCTCCCGTGCCACGGCCACCCACGCCAACGGCAGCAGCCAGAGAAAGCCGGTGTAGTTGTTCGTGGTGTCGGCAAAGGACGACTGAAGCAACGGCTGGCTCTCGAAAATCGTCGCCAGCCACGGATCGGCCGCGCCGATGTGCTGCACGCCGTACTGCACGAAATGCCAGACCTCGCCTGGCCACAGGCGGGGCAGGACGCCGACACCCAGCCCGGCCCAGGCCAGAAACCACCCGCTCTGCCGGTGCCAGCTTTGGCTGTTGTCCTTACCTGCCGTCGTCCAGCCCAAAGCGATCAGTGTGGCCCCGGCTGCCAGCCAGCCAGCCAGCCAGGCCGTCATGAGCGCCGGGTTGACACCGTGGGGTTCGGCCATCCGGGTTGCGACAAAGGGCGCCAGCCAGATGAGAAGCGTCAGCCACGCCCAGAGACTGACGCGCAGGTGCGCCTGCCGGGCTGCCGGCTCGGAACGGTACAGAAGCGATCCCCCCAGGGTGACCAGGGCGTGCAGCCCGACGAGCAGGGGCAGGATGGTGGCACAGAGCAGCCCAATGGCGAGGGCGCTGCCAGCCACGACTCCGTGCCGGTTTGCCGGATGCTCCCGCACGACGGCCCACAGGTAGAGTCCCGTGCAGAGCGACTCAAAAACGTGGTGATCCACATAGCCCACGGCGCACACCACCCAGAGCGAGGGCAGCCAGGCGAGGATAAGTCCGGCCGTCACTCCGGCCCAGACGCCGCCCAGGCGGGTGGCAATGGCATAGCCCAGGCAAGGCGTGAACGCTCCGAGGAGCGGCGTCAGCCAGCAGGCGACAGCCGTTGTCCAGCCCTCATCCGGCCGGCCGCTCCCCTGGAAAAGGGTGTAGGTCGCCTGCGCCACAAAGGCATAGAGCCAGTCGAACCCAAAGGGCCAGTTGACGCGCGCGCCATCGGGAAAGTTGACGTAGTGATCCACGTCGGGCACCTGCAGGCCGTGCGCGACCGCGAAATGAATGCGGCGCAGGTGGTAGAACGAGTCCGTCGAAATCGGAAAGATGCCGAAATCCGTGAAGACGCCGTCGAGATTGGAAAGCCGGATGGCAAGCCCCAGCAGATAGATGAGCGCCAGCATCACGGCCGAACGGTACAGCAGACGGCGCACGCCGGTCGGCGGCGGAGCCAGCGTGGTTGCCATCTCAGCCCACCTCCGTTCCGGGGAGTGGAGCTGCACGCCATGGCGGCCCGGAGACCAGGCTCCGTTTCCCAGCGTCACGCTTTGAAATCATCGGTG
This window of the Chloracidobacterium sp. N genome carries:
- a CDS encoding STT3 domain-containing protein — encoded protein: MATTLAPPPTGVRRLLYRSAVMLALIYLLGLAIRLSNLDGVFTDFGIFPISTDSFYHLRRIHFAVAHGLQVPDVDHYVNFPDGARVNWPFGFDWLYAFVAQATYTLFQGSGRPDEGWTTAVACWLTPLLGAFTPCLGYAIATRLGGVWAGVTAGLILAWLPSLWVVCAVGYVDHHVFESLCTGLYLWAVVREHPANRHGVVAGSALAIGLLCATILPLLVGLHALVTLGGSLLYRSEPAARQAHLRVSLWAWLTLLIWLAPFVATRMAEPHGVNPALMTAWLAGWLAAGATLIALGWTTAGKDNSQSWHRQSGWFLAWAGLGVGVLPRLWPGEVWHFVQYGVQHIGAADPWLATIFESQPLLQSSFADTTNNYTGFLWLLPLAWVAVAREAWPKSRPDAVPHWMIWGVSLLTTGLALLQLKFSGLFAVPFAVVIALALVRLPDWLARWSQHQTRRWAILPAVLFAGMLAPTVNFTIGAPTYLVSPTGAFVDAEPTLRWLATHTPATSPRGDAPHDYAVLCDWTPGHWVIGVAGRPTVASPLGHTQPLRMGIRDGAAMLVLPPEASFQLMEARRVRYVLITPLSPKATAHNAAWDPATGTSTPWEDWNERMKASLYARLVADEGIPRGDAALTQLRLVCESDFETDYPLFKQPHAAAKVFERVPGALITGQTTPGARVQISTRIRTYFQREFDYLDEVVADAEGRFARRVPYAQQKSPLTTLAAVAPYRIVTPEGVFAAVATEADITQGRTLQLTQVTEETAGD
- a CDS encoding L-lactate dehydrogenase, which translates into the protein MAIQKRTVGVIGTGNVGVAAAYALFMQQTASDLILLDKDQCRAEGEALDLMHGQTFAGPTRVRVGTYADLSEAQVIVMTAGVGQRPGETRLDLMERNVAVFRAILTELDRHAPTALLVIATNPVDVLTYVAQELSTRPPQRILGTGTMLDTARFRSLLGEHYGVDPRSVHAYILGEHGDTEFPVWSDARIGGLRLVGNTINGRPYDRPALDAIFERTRRSAYDIIERKGYTNLAIGLVIARLVQTILDGQHSVLPVSVRLQGEYGISGVCLSLPAIVSENGLETSILPELDDAELAAMHHSANVLRERIGEALPGHAGQEPKTQGAG
- a CDS encoding protein kinase domain-containing protein, producing the protein MSNPYLNRVAIRDPAQFYGRRREVARIFSRLGADRPQSIAVVGDRRIGKSSLLNYLCVPEVRRQHLARPDEYVFVFMDLQQRRRVVLDDFLQTWLVEIQRSAAMPVTEKPGFDGIHAVLNQLRAERRKLIAIFDEFDVLTSNRSFSADFFAFLRSLANNYEVAYVTSSGRELQELCHADQIADSPFFNIFTNIYLRAFPDADAYELITRPSEQGGLPLAPYAEDIRCLSGNFPFYLQIACSIYFEQLQDAGRLDIPAIEEAFDDEVRGHFRYLWEHFSADERAVCQAMANGQPVLREHTYVFEDFKRAGYILTGSDGKPRWFSRRFLPVVLHPGRGGSGEYVAVPPTLEMPAARRATSRDTARRLGVEGPPPVPSHLGRFEVIERLGGGGMGEVFLARDAELGRKVAIKVLKACYAHQAETRQRFLREARMVSSLNHPHIATLYEIGEADGLPYLVMEYVRGKTIAQHLREQGPFPCAEVCRIGAQAAEGLAAAHAIGVIHRDIKPSNLQLDAQGNVRIIDFGLAKLDATAGWTQLSSSDDHLRAVSDITEAGVLVGTVTYMSPEQATNDTQVSLAGDVFSLGIVLYEMTTGRLPFDGKSYYDVMDAILHATPAPIRDWRPDAPVALVRAIDAALAKKPEARPTAAALAGMLRQAAQSPAVSSVT